In a genomic window of Virgibacillus sp. SK37:
- a CDS encoding cobyric acid synthase, whose translation MKGIMIQGTASNVGKSLLATALCRLYVNKGYAVAPFKAQNMSSFTILLGEDVEMSIAQFQQAQAARIEPSVYMNPIVLKPHPQQETEVLLLGKAQGKLQGSTYKSVYYDRAKQVIQTGLSELEKKYDLLVIEGAGSPVEMNLKGRDLANMAIAELADVPVILVADIDRGGAFASIVGTLELLAPEERKRVKGLIINKFHGYITSFSSGKEWIEQYTGIPVLGVIPGLKHHIKEEDELDANDGRELGLPTDEDYDQLATHVEKYIDWKRLLAISLGETHAS comes from the coding sequence ATGAAAGGAATCATGATCCAAGGAACAGCATCCAATGTAGGGAAAAGCTTGCTTGCAACAGCGTTGTGCAGATTATATGTAAATAAGGGCTATGCGGTTGCTCCATTCAAGGCCCAGAACATGTCCAGTTTTACGATCCTGTTGGGAGAGGATGTAGAAATGAGTATTGCTCAATTTCAGCAGGCGCAAGCGGCTAGGATTGAGCCTTCTGTGTACATGAATCCAATTGTACTAAAACCGCATCCTCAGCAAGAAACAGAAGTCCTATTATTGGGGAAAGCTCAAGGAAAGCTTCAAGGAAGTACGTATAAGTCGGTATATTATGATCGTGCAAAACAAGTCATTCAAACAGGCCTATCCGAACTGGAGAAGAAGTATGACCTGCTGGTGATCGAAGGGGCAGGCAGTCCTGTAGAAATGAATTTAAAGGGACGGGATCTTGCGAATATGGCGATTGCTGAGCTCGCTGATGTTCCTGTTATTTTGGTTGCGGATATTGACAGAGGTGGTGCGTTTGCAAGCATTGTGGGTACACTGGAGCTGCTGGCACCGGAAGAACGAAAGCGAGTGAAGGGATTAATTATTAATAAATTTCATGGTTATATTACATCCTTTTCTTCTGGCAAAGAGTGGATCGAACAGTATACGGGGATCCCTGTACTTGGAGTGATCCCTGGGTTAAAGCATCACATCAAGGAGGAAGATGAGCTTGATGCCAATGACGGTCGGGAACTAGGCCTACCTACAGATGAGGATTATGACCAACTAGCAACACATGTGGAAAAATATATAGATTGGAAAAGACTACTAGCAATCAGTCTGGGTGAAACTCATGCTTCGTAG
- a CDS encoding histidine phosphatase family protein: MDNGVAITLFRHGVTHANLEKRYVGWSDPPITMEAKQVLMDIANALPRFEFCMTSDLKRCTETAACLAPYVSSIESKAFRELHFGKWEMQTYETLCQETAYREWLDHPFEGKPPGGERFTEMEARVVAGWAVMKKQIDQGQYSENLLVTHGGVIRLLLSTFTREKKRFWDWHVPHQRGIRLYWTLADWKEGDQCTSLQVVPITESENG, from the coding sequence ATGGATAACGGTGTTGCTATTACACTCTTTCGCCATGGTGTGACACATGCAAATCTGGAAAAAAGATATGTGGGCTGGAGTGATCCACCAATTACAATGGAAGCAAAACAAGTGCTTATGGACATAGCCAATGCCTTGCCGAGGTTTGAATTCTGCATGACGAGTGATCTGAAACGTTGCACGGAAACTGCAGCCTGCCTTGCTCCATATGTATCTAGCATAGAAAGCAAAGCATTTAGGGAGCTACATTTTGGTAAATGGGAAATGCAAACATATGAAACGCTTTGCCAGGAAACAGCATATCGTGAGTGGCTGGATCATCCTTTTGAGGGGAAACCACCTGGGGGAGAACGTTTTACGGAAATGGAAGCACGCGTTGTGGCAGGCTGGGCTGTTATGAAGAAGCAGATCGATCAGGGGCAGTATTCCGAAAATCTGTTAGTAACACATGGCGGGGTAATCCGTCTGTTATTATCAACATTTACACGAGAAAAGAAACGTTTTTGGGATTGGCATGTACCACATCAACGTGGCATAAGATTATATTGGACTTTGGCGGATTGGAAGGAGGGGGATCAATGCACTTCGTTACAGGTGGTGCCTATAACGGAAAGCGAAAATGGGTGA
- the cobS gene encoding adenosylcobinamide-GDP ribazoletransferase, with amino-acid sequence MLRRLKDIFIGIGINLQFFTTIPLRRELPMEQKHVSYALYSFPVLGLIQGGIYAIFLFIAQSLPLSGLLVALVLWLVLIALSGGIHLDGWIDTSDAYFSFREKDKRLEIMKDPRVGAFGVLSVIVFLFVRFIVLYELIGFNEEMYVWVILVPFLGKMLLGAYLQTLPAARESGMASFFKQGARKGIWVVYVLFLLLMGLFLLFYAKELLLGYGILVLTLVLFGYGIAGKIVKNFGGITGDTLGASSEGMELALWITVLLLHSFAMV; translated from the coding sequence ATGCTTCGTAGACTGAAGGATATCTTTATTGGCATCGGCATTAATTTGCAATTTTTTACGACCATCCCCTTACGCAGGGAACTACCAATGGAGCAGAAGCATGTATCGTATGCATTGTATAGTTTTCCGGTGTTAGGACTGATCCAGGGAGGTATTTATGCAATATTTTTATTCATTGCACAATCTCTCCCTTTATCGGGCTTATTGGTGGCGCTTGTTTTATGGCTTGTCCTCATTGCTTTATCTGGGGGAATCCATTTGGATGGTTGGATCGATACAAGTGATGCCTACTTTTCTTTTCGAGAAAAAGATAAGCGCTTAGAGATTATGAAGGATCCACGCGTTGGCGCCTTTGGTGTCCTTTCTGTTATTGTGTTTCTATTCGTACGATTTATTGTTTTATATGAATTAATTGGCTTTAACGAAGAAATGTATGTATGGGTCATACTCGTTCCTTTTCTTGGTAAAATGTTATTAGGTGCATATCTTCAAACATTGCCTGCAGCAAGAGAATCAGGGATGGCTTCCTTTTTTAAACAGGGAGCGAGGAAAGGCATTTGGGTTGTTTACGTTCTCTTTCTTTTATTAATGGGTCTGTTTCTTCTGTTTTATGCTAAAGAATTGCTTTTAGGATATGGCATTTTGGTTCTTACGCTTGTCCTGTTCGGCTATGGCATTGCTGGAAAAATAGTGAAGAATTTCGGGGGCATCACTGGTGATACGTTGGGGGCAAGCTCAGAAGGGATGGAATTGGCTTTATGGATAACGGTGTTGCTATTACACTCTTTCGCCATGGTGTGA
- the cobD gene encoding threonine-phosphate decarboxylase CobD, with amino-acid sequence MHLPAHGANTQHVYEALGMEAPDTVIDFSVNTNPLGTPASVQDCWQDWLPAVYDYPDPHFTELKQQIATKEKVEPASLLPGNGAAELITLIARFLQGKNVLIVQPAFSEYETACRAEDCHISYFQLEAPAFTVDKEALHKKLQAADAVFFCNPNNPTGIAFDQSIMNWLIETCVEVKTLLILDEAFYDFAHPPVTSIQKASNSPYLLVLRSLTKMYHIAGLRLGYLVGEPGLVEQIGKRQSHWALNGIALKAGVACLQEVEHVKDTTNFIANERDRVFRFLQRSDYIHSASGVNFYLLKDPAMASQENLYHFLLEEGLVLRHTYNFPGLEGEWLRAAVKKEAENNQLMEALVKWKREG; translated from the coding sequence TTGCACTTACCAGCACATGGAGCTAACACCCAGCATGTATATGAGGCGCTAGGGATGGAAGCACCAGACACCGTTATTGATTTCAGTGTAAACACCAATCCATTAGGTACACCAGCTTCCGTTCAAGACTGTTGGCAGGACTGGCTGCCCGCTGTATATGATTATCCAGATCCGCATTTTACCGAATTGAAGCAACAAATAGCCACGAAGGAAAAGGTAGAGCCTGCGAGTCTATTGCCGGGAAACGGTGCTGCAGAGCTGATTACATTAATTGCTCGTTTTCTTCAAGGTAAAAACGTTCTAATTGTCCAGCCAGCTTTTTCGGAATACGAAACCGCATGCCGGGCTGAGGATTGTCATATTTCTTATTTTCAGTTAGAGGCACCCGCGTTTACCGTGGATAAAGAAGCACTACATAAGAAGCTACAAGCTGCAGATGCAGTGTTTTTTTGTAACCCGAATAATCCGACCGGAATCGCATTTGACCAAAGCATAATGAATTGGCTAATAGAAACATGTGTGGAAGTGAAAACATTACTCATCCTAGATGAAGCCTTTTATGATTTTGCTCATCCACCTGTCACATCTATTCAGAAAGCGAGTAATTCCCCGTATCTACTTGTTCTTCGTTCGCTTACAAAGATGTACCATATTGCCGGATTACGTCTCGGCTACCTTGTTGGTGAGCCGGGCTTAGTGGAGCAAATCGGTAAACGGCAGTCCCACTGGGCGCTCAATGGCATCGCATTAAAAGCAGGAGTTGCTTGCCTTCAGGAGGTAGAGCATGTGAAGGATACAACCAATTTTATTGCAAATGAAAGAGACAGAGTGTTTCGTTTTCTTCAACGATCTGATTATATCCATAGCGCTTCTGGTGTGAATTTTTACTTGCTGAAGGATCCAGCAATGGCTTCACAAGAAAATTTATATCATTTTTTATTAGAAGAAGGTCTTGTATTAAGACATACATATAATTTTCCTGGCTTGGAAGGGGAATGGCTTCGTGCAGCAGTGAAAAAGGAAGCAGAAAACAATCAATTGATGGAGGCACTTGTGAAATGGAAGAGGGAAGGATGA
- a CDS encoding cob(I)yrinic acid a,c-diamide adenosyltransferase, which produces MRLYTKSGDKGQTSVIGGRLDKDDIRVEAYGTIDELNSFVGKAICELDQKLFKDIIDDLEKIQHELFDCGSELSNIKKEREHKLTEDPITYMENKIDDFIEEAPALERFILPGGSDAASTIHICRTVARRAERKIVTLMKTEEEVSPIPLKYVNRLSDYFFAVARVINARLEIPDVEYIRSAKVFRGSNKKKKEE; this is translated from the coding sequence ATGCGATTATATACAAAATCAGGGGATAAGGGTCAGACAAGTGTTATCGGAGGCAGACTGGACAAGGATGATATCCGTGTGGAAGCATATGGGACGATTGACGAACTGAATTCTTTTGTTGGCAAAGCAATCTGTGAATTAGATCAGAAATTGTTTAAGGATATTATTGATGATTTGGAGAAGATCCAACACGAACTGTTTGATTGCGGTTCCGAGCTGTCCAATATTAAAAAGGAAAGAGAGCATAAATTAACCGAAGACCCTATCACATATATGGAAAATAAAATCGATGACTTTATTGAAGAAGCACCAGCATTAGAGCGCTTCATTTTACCAGGAGGCTCAGATGCAGCCAGCACCATTCATATTTGCCGCACTGTTGCAAGAAGAGCGGAACGAAAGATTGTTACCTTAATGAAAACAGAAGAAGAAGTTTCTCCAATTCCTTTAAAATATGTCAACAGACTGTCAGATTACTTTTTTGCTGTCGCACGAGTGATCAATGCTCGTCTGGAAATTCCGGATGTGGAATATATCCGTAGTGCTAAGGTTTTCCGTGGCAGTAATAAGAAGAAAAAAGAAGAATAG
- a CDS encoding bifunctional adenosylcobinamide kinase/adenosylcobinamide-phosphate guanylyltransferase, producing MEEGRMIFISGGVRSGKSSFAERMATELHLQLPNTKLHYIACGVASDKEMTERIARHQKDRQASNANWETWECAYDVYKIASAFGKSDILVLDCVTTLLNNYLFGREMEDTEQVMQHMWKDISSLSKTGAEVVLVSNEVVQGVPYSSELVQRYQYILGTLHQRIVKEADTAYLVEAGIPVCMKGEKG from the coding sequence ATGGAAGAGGGAAGGATGATTTTCATATCTGGCGGTGTACGCAGCGGGAAAAGTTCATTTGCAGAAAGAATGGCGACAGAGCTACATCTACAGCTACCAAACACAAAGCTCCATTATATTGCTTGTGGTGTGGCATCAGATAAGGAAATGACGGAGCGTATTGCTCGCCACCAAAAAGACAGACAAGCTTCCAATGCAAATTGGGAGACATGGGAATGTGCCTATGATGTGTATAAAATTGCTTCTGCATTTGGGAAGTCAGATATTTTGGTGCTAGATTGTGTGACCACACTACTTAATAATTACTTATTTGGCAGGGAAATGGAAGATACAGAGCAAGTCATGCAGCACATGTGGAAAGACATTAGCAGTCTAAGCAAGACGGGGGCTGAAGTTGTGCTTGTATCTAATGAAGTGGTACAAGGCGTTCCATATTCCTCCGAGCTTGTCCAACGGTATCAATATATTCTAGGTACGCTGCATCAACGAATTGTCAAGGAGGCGGACACTGCTTATCTCGTAGAAGCGGGCATCCCTGTCTGCATGAAAGGAGAAAAAGGATGA
- a CDS encoding bifunctional adenosylcobinamide kinase/adenosylcobinamide-phosphate guanylyltransferase, whose amino-acid sequence MHFVTGGAYNGKRKWVKKHYPTASYWCSAYDGAKMEPPVEGEDHYVVVVEGVEHWVGALLEEETTLSAVREKMAKGVQAWLEWEKENDKRKLIIIGTDISKGIVPIEKHDRMWRDGVGWVYQDIAEQAEKMDVIWYGVAQQLK is encoded by the coding sequence ATGCACTTCGTTACAGGTGGTGCCTATAACGGAAAGCGAAAATGGGTGAAAAAGCATTATCCTACTGCATCCTATTGGTGCTCTGCGTATGATGGTGCCAAGATGGAACCTCCCGTTGAAGGAGAGGATCACTATGTGGTGGTAGTAGAAGGAGTGGAGCACTGGGTAGGGGCGCTTCTGGAGGAAGAGACAACGCTTTCAGCGGTTCGTGAAAAGATGGCAAAAGGGGTTCAAGCATGGCTGGAGTGGGAAAAGGAAAATGACAAACGAAAGCTTATTATCATCGGCACAGACATTTCTAAAGGCATTGTCCCGATAGAAAAACATGACAGAATGTGGCGAGATGGAGTAGGCTGGGTGTATCAGGACATAGCTGAACAAGCAGAAAAGATGGATGTAATTTGGTATGGCGTGGCACAGCAGCTGAAGTAA
- the msrA gene encoding peptide-methionine (S)-S-oxide reductase MsrA, protein MLKPDVKNINDHLEYEGRDLKKIYFAGGCFWGVEAYMNRIYGVSQVVSGYANGKGKNPSYEDVIKGDQNFAETVEVTYDPERVSLDTLIDRLFQVIDPTSKNKQGNDVGVQYRTGIYFTTPAEEEVVKSAIEREQEYYKDAIVTEAQPLENFYKAEEFHQDYLEKNPNGYCHINLNTANQFAIDPIEMDKEIVEKLSK, encoded by the coding sequence ATGTTGAAACCAGATGTAAAAAATATTAATGATCACTTAGAATATGAAGGACGCGACCTGAAAAAGATTTATTTTGCTGGTGGTTGCTTCTGGGGCGTGGAAGCATATATGAATCGCATTTACGGGGTGTCTCAAGTTGTTTCTGGTTATGCCAATGGTAAGGGTAAAAATCCAAGCTACGAGGATGTCATTAAAGGCGATCAGAATTTTGCTGAAACGGTAGAGGTTACGTATGATCCAGAGCGTGTTTCCTTGGATACGTTGATTGACAGATTGTTCCAGGTCATTGATCCAACCTCTAAAAACAAGCAGGGAAATGATGTCGGGGTACAATATCGAACAGGCATCTACTTTACCACCCCGGCTGAAGAAGAAGTCGTGAAATCAGCAATCGAGCGCGAGCAGGAATATTATAAGGATGCCATTGTAACTGAAGCGCAACCACTGGAAAACTTTTATAAGGCAGAAGAATTTCATCAGGATTATTTAGAAAAAAATCCAAATGGCTACTGTCATATAAACTTAAACACTGCAAATCAGTTTGCGATTGATCCAATTGAAATGGATAAAGAAATCGTGGAAAAGCTAAGTAAATAA
- the cbiB gene encoding adenosylcobinamide-phosphate synthase CbiB, with protein MILHHLLSITFALIIDRLIGDPPTWPHPVKMIGSLILRLERFLNKGKHRKAKGTVLLVLILVSVFLVTWGIVLAAYQIHSILGIVVEAMLIATTIAQKGLKEAALGVYQPLKDGDMEKAKQRVSMIVGRDTANLDESEITRATVETVAENCSDGITAPLFWACIGGAPLAMAYRAVNTCDSMVGYKNEQYLYFGWASARFDDVVNWIPSRLTGFCMMMANRSAVLSKGQALSQLRQEAKKHPSPNSGWGEAAAAILLGVQLGGVNYYKGIKSERERMGQAIHQLQKEHIIQTNRIMAHTVWLFFILLWIGGGCIALTSTWS; from the coding sequence ATGATTCTGCATCATTTACTTAGCATCACATTTGCCCTGATTATTGACCGGCTCATTGGCGATCCACCAACATGGCCACATCCGGTGAAAATGATTGGCTCGCTTATTTTGCGGCTGGAGCGATTTCTTAACAAAGGAAAACATCGTAAAGCAAAAGGAACCGTCCTGCTTGTACTTATTTTAGTAAGCGTATTTCTTGTTACATGGGGAATTGTCCTGGCTGCTTATCAGATACATAGTATTTTAGGGATTGTGGTAGAAGCAATGCTTATTGCCACAACGATTGCTCAAAAAGGTTTGAAGGAAGCTGCGCTTGGTGTTTATCAACCACTGAAGGATGGCGACATGGAGAAGGCGAAGCAGCGTGTGTCTATGATTGTTGGCAGAGACACAGCGAATCTTGATGAAAGTGAAATTACGAGAGCTACAGTGGAAACAGTGGCAGAAAATTGTAGTGATGGCATTACTGCACCACTGTTTTGGGCATGTATTGGTGGTGCTCCGCTGGCCATGGCATATCGTGCAGTGAATACGTGTGATTCCATGGTTGGTTATAAAAATGAGCAGTATCTTTATTTTGGCTGGGCTTCGGCCCGTTTTGATGATGTTGTAAATTGGATTCCCAGCAGATTAACTGGCTTTTGCATGATGATGGCTAATCGCTCCGCAGTACTATCAAAAGGACAGGCATTATCGCAGCTTAGACAGGAAGCGAAGAAGCATCCAAGCCCAAATAGTGGCTGGGGAGAAGCAGCTGCAGCAATCCTTCTCGGTGTTCAGCTTGGTGGTGTGAATTATTATAAAGGAATAAAATCGGAGCGTGAACGGATGGGACAAGCTATTCACCAGCTGCAAAAAGAACATATTATACAGACGAATCGTATCATGGCGCATACGGTTTGGCTGTTTTTTATCTTGTTATGGATAGGAGGGGGCTGCATTGCACTTACCAGCACATGGAGCTAA
- a CDS encoding mandelate racemase/muconate lactonizing enzyme family protein yields MKIHSIEVFVVEFPLIEPFVISYASYDSMPSVIVKLTTEDGWVGYGEGVADEHVTGESVESVFQIITKTLAPQLIGQNPMNLEKIHDVMNKAILGAPTAKAAIDIACYDVVGKALHVPAYVLLGGRYHEKFPVTHVLSIDTPEKMAASAEDRVAKGYTSFKMKVGYDVADDVARIQAVSARVGNKAAIRVDVNQGWQSAAKTLQALDALKNVALDWLEQPVVAVDIDALAEVKAKSSTPIMADEALVGFKQMREIIAKRAADKVNIKLMKCGGMYPAAKLAAMAEMAGIDCQVGSMVESSVGSAAGFHVAFSKKSISSVELTGPLKFSKDIGNLHYDVPFIQLNEKAGLGIDVNEDVLHALTIYSKEVR; encoded by the coding sequence ATGAAAATACATAGCATAGAAGTTTTTGTAGTTGAATTCCCATTAATTGAACCTTTTGTTATCAGCTATGCCTCTTATGACAGTATGCCCTCTGTAATTGTTAAGCTAACGACAGAGGATGGTTGGGTAGGTTATGGGGAAGGGGTTGCTGATGAACATGTAACAGGAGAATCAGTGGAAAGTGTATTTCAGATTATAACAAAGACACTTGCTCCACAACTAATTGGGCAGAACCCGATGAATTTGGAAAAAATACATGATGTGATGAACAAAGCTATTTTAGGTGCTCCAACCGCGAAGGCTGCAATTGATATTGCCTGCTATGATGTTGTGGGAAAAGCACTACATGTGCCTGCATATGTGTTGCTTGGTGGCCGTTATCATGAAAAATTTCCTGTCACACATGTGTTAAGCATTGATACACCAGAAAAAATGGCAGCCAGTGCAGAAGACCGTGTCGCCAAAGGATACACTTCTTTTAAAATGAAGGTCGGCTATGACGTTGCAGACGATGTTGCCCGCATCCAGGCGGTGAGCGCCCGTGTTGGTAACAAGGCTGCGATTCGAGTAGATGTGAACCAAGGGTGGCAATCGGCAGCTAAGACCCTACAAGCACTTGATGCCTTGAAAAATGTAGCATTGGATTGGCTCGAGCAGCCGGTAGTTGCTGTTGACATCGATGCACTCGCAGAAGTAAAAGCAAAATCCTCCACTCCGATCATGGCAGATGAAGCCCTTGTCGGTTTTAAACAGATGCGGGAAATTATTGCAAAACGAGCAGCTGATAAAGTGAATATTAAGCTGATGAAATGTGGTGGCATGTACCCTGCTGCTAAGCTTGCCGCCATGGCAGAAATGGCTGGTATTGATTGCCAGGTTGGTTCCATGGTAGAATCCTCTGTTGGTTCTGCTGCAGGTTTTCATGTAGCCTTTTCCAAAAAATCAATTAGCAGTGTTGAGCTGACTGGACCATTAAAATTTTCCAAAGATATTGGTAACCTGCATTACGATGTACCTTTTATCCAATTAAACGAAAAAGCCGGCCTTGGTATTGATGTGAACGAGGATGTTTTACATGCATTAACTATCTATTCCAAGGAGGTAAGATAA
- a CDS encoding M20 peptidase aminoacylase family protein produces the protein MSKLQERVTNTFHYLHEHAEISWEETETTKYIASILRDHGCNVTTFDDCTGVIGEYGNFNTNLPVVAIRADMDALWQEVNGKFQANHSCGHDAHMAMVLGLLWKLEENPSLKSNIAIKFIFQPAEEKGAGALKMVEKGGLDRVDYLFGIHLRPYEETAMGHATPVIIHGATTVYKEEICGHDAHAARPHLNVNAIEVIAEIVNLLSNIHLNPRIPHSVKMTNVRAGGKSTNIIPGRATFAIDMRAQDNQVMDELEKKVEEILEAMNRLYNVKVAITHKEKIPAAETNEEAIQIMEKAAASVLGREYVDPPLVTPGGDDFHFYTIKRPDLKATMLGLGCDLKPGLHHPNMTFDENALMNGVAILYAAVKEVYGV, from the coding sequence ATGAGTAAGCTTCAAGAGCGTGTGACAAACACGTTTCATTACTTGCATGAGCATGCGGAGATAAGCTGGGAAGAGACGGAAACTACGAAGTATATTGCCTCCATTTTAAGGGATCATGGGTGTAATGTAACGACCTTTGATGATTGTACAGGTGTTATTGGTGAATATGGAAATTTTAATACTAATCTCCCCGTTGTCGCCATCCGCGCCGATATGGATGCATTATGGCAAGAAGTGAACGGTAAATTCCAGGCAAACCATTCGTGCGGACATGATGCACATATGGCGATGGTGCTTGGCTTATTGTGGAAGTTGGAGGAAAATCCATCACTAAAAAGTAACATCGCCATCAAGTTTATTTTTCAACCTGCGGAAGAAAAGGGTGCCGGAGCACTAAAAATGGTGGAAAAAGGTGGACTCGACCGGGTGGATTACTTATTCGGGATTCATCTTCGGCCATATGAAGAAACTGCGATGGGACACGCAACCCCTGTCATTATCCATGGAGCCACAACTGTATATAAGGAAGAAATTTGCGGACATGACGCTCACGCAGCAAGGCCTCATTTAAATGTTAACGCCATTGAAGTGATTGCAGAAATTGTCAACTTACTTAGTAACATCCATCTAAACCCGCGTATTCCCCATTCGGTAAAAATGACAAATGTTCGCGCTGGAGGTAAGAGTACAAACATTATCCCAGGGCGCGCCACTTTTGCGATTGACATGCGAGCACAGGATAATCAGGTCATGGATGAACTGGAGAAGAAAGTCGAAGAAATACTTGAGGCAATGAATCGGCTTTATAATGTAAAGGTAGCTATTACACATAAGGAAAAAATCCCTGCAGCTGAAACAAATGAGGAAGCCATTCAGATTATGGAAAAAGCTGCTGCTTCTGTATTAGGAAGAGAGTATGTGGACCCCCCACTTGTTACACCAGGTGGCGATGACTTTCATTTTTATACCATTAAACGCCCGGACTTAAAAGCAACCATGCTCGGCCTGGGATGTGACCTAAAGCCAGGTCTTCATCACCCCAACATGACATTTGATGAGAATGCACTAATGAACGGTGTAGCTATTTTGTATGCAGCTGTAAAGGAAGTTTATGGGGTTTAG
- a CDS encoding adenosylcobinamide amidohydrolase: MLHLDHVSGGYDAEPIVQDIHFSVDKGEFFGILGPNGSGKTTLLKMISGLLPCIEGSISIGEQHIGDFSRKELAKKMAVLPQLTSHAFPYTVKETVALGRYAHHKGLFQTWTAADEQVVQEVMQQTKIISFQDQSVQELSGGEQQRVFLAQALAQEPEILLLDEPTNHLDLAYQKELLDLLKQRAIEQKLTVISIFHDVNLASLYCDRLLLLSQGKTMALHAPDGVVTEAMLKDVYRTDIKKHAHPTIAKPQMHLVPKYEDETNHQVIINASMLECRDDHIALRSPKPLRTLSSGVCGAGIGWYQHFVNRHVSKDYDCSDHYEDMHAYLEKHRFDTSQTVGMMTAVQLKDAAYGSWEKENFSLLTVVTAGVGNATDSTEVKAAAGSTPQGTINTWIFINGKLSEEAFIQAVITATEAKAKVLQELDIRDKRTNTVATGTSTDSILIAATQSGADLPYAGTATELGELIGKSVYTETKKALKNYKKRGNYDSASFT, translated from the coding sequence ATGTTGCATCTTGATCACGTTTCCGGAGGGTATGATGCGGAACCGATTGTCCAGGACATTCATTTTTCTGTAGACAAGGGAGAGTTCTTCGGTATATTGGGACCGAATGGAAGTGGCAAAACAACACTATTAAAAATGATTAGTGGGTTGCTGCCTTGTATAGAGGGCTCCATCTCGATTGGCGAGCAGCATATAGGTGATTTTTCACGAAAGGAGCTTGCCAAAAAAATGGCTGTCCTGCCACAGCTTACATCACATGCCTTCCCATATACGGTAAAGGAAACAGTAGCATTGGGAAGGTATGCACATCATAAAGGGCTTTTCCAGACATGGACAGCAGCTGATGAACAGGTTGTTCAGGAAGTGATGCAGCAAACAAAAATTATCTCCTTCCAGGATCAGTCTGTGCAGGAGCTATCTGGTGGGGAGCAGCAACGGGTGTTTTTGGCTCAGGCATTGGCCCAGGAACCGGAGATTTTGTTGCTTGATGAACCGACGAACCATTTGGATTTGGCCTATCAGAAAGAATTATTGGATTTATTGAAGCAAAGGGCAATCGAGCAAAAGCTAACTGTCATTTCTATTTTCCATGATGTAAATCTTGCGAGCCTGTATTGTGACCGGCTGCTATTATTATCACAAGGAAAGACAATGGCCTTACATGCACCGGATGGCGTCGTGACCGAGGCGATGTTAAAGGATGTATACCGAACAGATATTAAAAAGCATGCCCATCCGACGATAGCGAAGCCACAAATGCATCTTGTGCCTAAATATGAGGATGAGACGAATCATCAAGTTATCATCAATGCTTCTATGCTTGAATGCAGGGACGATCACATTGCTTTGCGTTCTCCGAAACCGCTTCGTACGCTCTCTTCCGGTGTATGTGGAGCAGGAATTGGTTGGTATCAGCATTTTGTGAATCGTCATGTTTCCAAGGACTATGATTGTTCAGATCATTATGAGGATATGCATGCATACTTGGAAAAGCATAGATTTGATACATCACAAACGGTTGGTATGATGACAGCTGTTCAACTAAAGGACGCAGCTTATGGAAGCTGGGAAAAAGAGAACTTTTCGTTATTAACGGTTGTAACAGCGGGTGTCGGTAACGCTACGGATAGTACAGAAGTAAAGGCAGCTGCCGGTTCCACTCCTCAGGGTACGATTAACACTTGGATTTTTATAAATGGAAAGCTATCTGAAGAAGCATTTATTCAGGCTGTGATTACAGCAACTGAGGCAAAGGCAAAAGTGCTTCAAGAGTTGGATATTCGGGATAAACGTACAAATACAGTTGCTACTGGAACCTCAACAGACAGTATATTAATTGCTGCAACACAATCAGGTGCAGATTTGCCCTATGCGGGAACAGCAACCGAGCTGGGAGAATTGATCGGAAAGAGTGTTTATACAGAAACAAAAAAAGCACTCAAAAATTATAAAAAGAGGGGAAATTATGATTCTGCATCATTTACTTAG